The genomic segment ccagttcaaagcagatagtttggattttatatgacagtgtagaagggagctCTATCAGTCTACTGCTGGCActagaagcttctgatctgcCAAACTGCTGATGTTGCTGCTACCGCTTCTTTACtatttttgaatgctttttcctttttagAAATTATCTCTGACAAGACCTATTTAAGCTCATGTATAATTTGCACTAAACATTTTTAAGTGAATTAACAGGACAGACACTCAGATTTGTGGTTACAAGTgtcaaaaatatattaaattatgcaAAGCTAGCACAGTTGTTGGTTGAATTAAATTACCTGTTGCACATAAAATGCTGCCACAGGCTTCATTCCCATGCGATATGCTTCCCCAGCTTTTGTCAGACTCTCTTGCCTGCGCTGCTGGTGAAGAAATGCCTCAGCCCTGAAGTCATCATAGCCAGGATAGTCAAAGTCTTGAAATGCGTTCTCACTGAGAATGTCTTCTGGCTCCTTGGTCTTTTTGACCTAAGATTCATAAAATTTGTAataagaacatagtccaaaattTGTTAGATGCTCCACGACATGCAGAGAAACCTGCACAATCACATTCTATTTGCTTGGTTCTGAATTTACTGAAGACAATCTTTTCTCTGAAATGGATAATTATTTAGCCTTTACAGAGCtctctttaaaaaatacatatttgaatGGCTGTGCAAAATGAACCTTACCTTTTTCTTCAAAGCAGTTGGTAGAATGGCACTCTGAGCAGTTTCTTTGGCAATAACTGTTTTTACTGGATCAGCTTCCAGAACGGTATTTAGAAACTGAACAGTTTGTTTCAAAGAATAACTAAGACAAATTGAAAAGAAAAGGGGTGATGGAATAAATTAGCCAAATCCTTCTGCAGCAGGACAAGAAAAAAACACAAGAGAAACATTATTTCTAATCCTTCATGTTCAAATTCTCAATTCATATccttgtataaaataataataatacaagtaacAAAGGCTTAACAAACCTAAAGGCGATAGCATACCAATGCATGGTATCTTGAGTTACCATTATGTtgcattaattattattttgtatctGGAACAAGGCACCAGTATTTCATTCAAAAAATGGGGGGTAATGGGGGacttaaagaatgggaggaaataataaaacacatattaGATGCAATTAAAGGCTCAGTTGCCCTAAGTTGGAGGGACCGAAAGAAATGGGATATAAAAACTTGGTATAAATATCTAGCCGACTACCTCCTCCAAGACCATATTAgtgaaataaaaatttattataggaggcaaaatggaaaggtCTCATGCCCAGAATAAAGAGGAAAGATAAATATAAAGAATTAAATAAGATTACCCTCATGACTGAACAATTATAATAAGCATAACAAGATTAGTAAACTGTTCCcagggggaagggggagggagaaagaggggaaatgaTGTAAAACAGGATacaggatgaagaagaaaacaaaatgattACTTTTGAGAACCTTAGACAGACAgctatgtataagattaataAGACTGAGCAATAATGGAATAGCTGGTGAAACCAAGAGAAAATAATTACATGCTTGATTATACTGAAGTATAAATTTTCAATAGTATTCATGTACCTTTGTATTACGTAAAGTCAAGTCAAGGGTGGGGATTCACAGGTGGGACTGGAGAAATAATACTTGTGTTTTGATTGCGGAATTTCAAAGACTATGctttttatgtgtgtatgtgtatatttttCTCACAATAAAAAAAGGGGGAGCCAGACACCAAATCTGAGAGATATGATTGTTATTCACTATCAGTCTTATTTCAGATAGCAGGGGGACCTGGAAAGAACTTCTGATGATGACAAAGAAAGTGGTCTTCAAGAACCCAAGCTATTTAGCACTTTAAATTCAAAGTATTTACTATGTTAAATTTTAAAACTAAGCAGCAACTCTTTTTCCATTAATATACATTGTATTATCAGAAGCTCACTTGTTGTCCTTGAACATGTCCATTAGGAAATTTGGATTTATCGTTGGGAATAGTTCCAGGAGTTGTTTCTCTTTCAGTCTGGCAGCACAGTCTTTTCGAGCCATGAAAAGAAAACCTTTCTACGGGATTAAAATGTATAGATATAATTACATACCTTTTACAGAAAAATAATTTCACCAGTAAAATACAGGTTGAGTCAGTTTATTTTTCCAGAAACAGGCAGTCCCcagattatgaacaagataggttctgtaaatttgttcttaaattgaatttgtgtgtaagttggaacatgtatatttttaagtgtatctgcagccatttttttagttttggatagtacagggaagggttaataaccctgtaacatttattttgctgtctttgctcctgttcagaagatttcacttcattttctatGCCTGTGCcaactggattttgaaacttttgggttgttgtggaaacaaggattggggataaagctccagtggagacaccttttccccataataacttacaaaagtgaatttcccttcctaggggcagatttccactcacttcctgttgtctcttgATGGTGAACAGAAAGGGGGAGGACTCTAGGTTCTGTAGTTTGACTTACACAACGCCCCTATAAAATGTAAACAGGGGAGGGTGAAATCCAAACACATCTGGTTGCTGCAGGTTTTGGGAACGTTGGAAAGCTCCAACTGACTGGCCAATGCAAGTTATGTTTGTTCTGCCCAGCCAATAATGATGGCGGTAAAATAGGAGGCCTGGAAATGTGACACAAAAGGGCCATCGTGGCATGGATTAATTGTTGAGCCACTTGATGGATCTTATGTTATCTACTGCCGCTCACAGGCAGAAATACAGGTAAGACACAGTTGTAATAGGCAATGTTCATACCAGATCCTGTTTTTCTTGCAAGGCAATTTCTTCAGACATAATCTCCCGAAGAGATACTTTCTGAGTCTGGACATTCCAGTGGTCCATGAAAGGAAAAATGTCTGAAGCCACTGTCTTTCCAGCCATTTCATCTGGAGGTAGTTTTCCAGTCTTTTGTGCTTGACTATTTTCATATTGACAAAGGGCACTGTTCAGCTCATCTAGGTGCAACTGCTCAAGTAGCATAGGATCTTCAGGAAAAAAagattgaaaaagaaaaacaatgtttcaattaaaaaaaaaagctaatgaAAATTTAAGTGCATTCTTTTTCCTgtgctttaaaaaatattgttggCAAATTCCAGTCATGCCCCACTCATGATATCCCAACTCCTTTTTTTCAgtcaaattgggggggggggggggagagagagagagaatggttgCTTTTTCTGCTCCTGGACACTACTTATTGTGATCTCATGGGCAAGAAGAGGAGGAGTAGGACTTATTCGCCCCATTACCATGCACATTGCTGCAGATTCTGGCTCCTTTCCTCTTCCTACATGCAGAGTGTGTCTTTTTTATCCATGCAAAAAAGGGGAGGTACAAGGGGAAACAGATACACACCACACTCATGACgccaaatatatttttcaggATGGTTTGGGGATAAAACAGAATAACTTTGAATAGGAAAGTCTGAACTCCATGAAGGAAAAATAGAATCAAATATGATTTTATatgaatttatatttttaattttttttacagagaCAAGGGTAAAAGATTAAATTCTTGATTTTGCCTCTTATCAAGGATCTGAACTTGGTTTCCTAGAAGCATATTTAATGCACCATCCTACTTTAATACAAGGAAATACACACTTGGTCAAAGATAACAGCACATACTTACTTTCTTCAAGGAGCTTGTTCAAGTCCTCCTCTCTCTTTTGACGCttctaaattaaaatatttaataatgaAGAACATATATAAGTACAAGGATGCCGAAATACGTTTCAGAACTTAAAACAATTTATTTAGATGGATTCATGATTCAGAACAGGTTCAGATATGCAAGAAACTAAAATTTTAAATTCTGAAGCAACAATATTTCTTATTGACAAAATGCTAGCTCCCAATACATGTTATTAGAGGTGGGAAATTGCGAGTCCTGTAGAGATCATTGGACTACAACAGCTATTGTCTCTCACTACTGATGATACAGGGGATACCAGCAACATATGAAGGGCTTCAAATTCCCTGTCCTGAGATATAAGAAGAAAATTCACACTATCCTATCATGAACTGTGGTCATTTCAGGTAACTAATGAAACAAACAAGCCAATACTGAGCACATCTCAGTGTAAATGGGCACTCTGAATACAACTGCTGTTACCACTCTGTCCATCAGGCCAAGAACTTGGGAGCAAGATAGGAGATCTCAGAAGGCTAAAGTCTTGAACTCCAGTTGATTTTAAAGACACCTATCTTACTGAGCAATATAATCTGAAGTTGTCCTCTTTCTAGTACCCAGCTCCTGATTCCAATCATACCTTATTTTCTCCATATTAATCTGATGATGTAGGAAGATTTAACATCTATACTGCAAAAGCTACAACAGTTGGACTAAGAGAAGAGAGAATGTCCACTTTCCCAAATGGTaattcaaattatttatttatttgtttgtttgtttgtttacagtatttatatcatgTCCTTCTCAAACCAAAGAGGACCCAGAGCGGCCTTATAGTAGGCAGCAATCTGATGCCATAAACATTAAACAGACATATAGTAAAATGAAcagatacaataaaacacatacgattaaaaatgtaaaacatcaaaaccaaTTATTAGCAAGAACCACATAATCTTAGTCAAAAAGACGTTCCAGTCATGACTGCACATATTTAATTAATGCAATCTCTTGGGAGACACCTGActgtcatttttttgtttttataatttgatgaattttatatgtttctGCTATTATTTTGTTTTGGCTGGTTTCAAATGTTATAGTGTTTTAGTCACTGTAAGTCTCCTTAAGTCCCAAACTGGGAaatatgtaaaaaataaataaatatcgcatttttcattgtctccttatttaaaaaaataacatgatTCTGTCTAAGCATCATGTACATTTGGATGATCCAATACCATTAGTTAGCAAACTGCTCTCttcagttttgtttttcaaaactaATTATGGTAACTGAATAAAAGAAATAACACAGTCCTGacaattagaaataatatgactaACCATAATAGATGCTTTCCATTTCTCATGAATTTCTCTGGCCAAATTGAGATCAATATGAACCACATAATCATCAGAAGTTAGTGATCCTTAATTAAACAATAAGAGACATGGAGATaaggaatgaaataaatgaaaatgagACATTCATGTATTCAATCAGGTATATTAGAAGGCATTTAACACAGTACCATTTTTAAGATATAGTTTTTTAGTTTTAGCCTTTTCCCTTTCAAGACCTCCTGTACATCAATTTATTGCTTTATACTGTAACTGTATTTTCCTTCTTCacattgagttgctgtgaatcTTGCTGTGTTGCACTTGCCTCCaaaagataagagttctttctcccaatctgaacttttcacagatatatacacctcacaacctctgaggctccctgccatagatgtggctgacacatcaggagaaaatgcttctggaacatggtcatacagcccgtaaaactcacagcaacccagttattccgaccatgaaaaccttcgacaacactttctcACACTGTTCTTATTTAAGAACACACTGCCCAATAATTTTGTTAATATACTTATGAAATACGTTCTGGCATAAACATAACTCCTTCAAATAATACAGAGGGCATATCTAAAGGCGATAGGCATATAGGACTTTCAACCCCAATTCAAATTGTGTCATAGAAAAAAAACATGTCACAAAAAAGTAAATTGACTCTATGTAAGATTAAATAAATATCCTTCCTAATTGCTGAATGACACAGAGGACAATTTTCCTTACTACAGAACGCAAACTGAAACAATGAAGGTGAAAGGTTCAAGTCCTTCAAAGATAGATTTCTTGAGTTCTACAGGGCCAAAACAAAATTTCTgcaatctcaggccccttctatactgccacataaaccagattatcaaagcagataatctacattatctgctttgaactggattatgagtttacactgccatataatccagttcaaagtggataaccttgattttgtatggcagtgtagaaaggccttAAGACATATTTAAGAGGATAACCCTTTACAACTTCTCTCTTAGCCTGaaaggaaggcaaaaacaaatcCCCCGTGAACAAAATTTactaagaaaatcccacaataggtttatcttaggccccttttctgccatataaaatccagattatctgctttgataatctggattatatcacaacgtagaaggggccttactgtcaccataagttggaaatgaggaGAAGGTACACGACAACAACAAATTTTTGACTCTCACTTTAGACACCAGGTTTGAATGAAGCAGGTTTAAAGTTCTCTCTTTTTAATTTGTTCCCCAGCCTCTGCATAGGTGAATGGCAGTCATTCATGCATATGAGGTGGAGGAGGAGATTGTAATGTACTTGAAGATACAGAAATATTGACATGAGATGAATGGAGCCAGGCTGATATAGGGAGATTAAAGCACCCTAGCTGGTAGCCAATTAGGACTGCTACAGATTGCCTCCCTCAATCATTGCtatggaaggaggaagaagagagaatgACCTACAGCTCCCACATGCTTTCCAGGGATGGAGCTGGACATGTTACTGTTTCAAATAGTTGCTGGAGCAATGACACTAGGAGGAAGGACTGGGGGAAAAAATCACCTGTTCTGTAGCGAAGTTTCACTCCCAATTTAGCTCCAACAAGGATTCAAAACAATAGCTGTCCTTCCCAGCTCCTACAATCTCAGCAACATGCAAGAAGGCCACCATACAAGCTACTCCCACCAtaacctttccctctttctcctcccatgGCTGGGATGGAGTACTGTGGACTGAGATAAGAGCACTTGCTTCCTCCTCTAAAAGCCCTCAGACATTTGGCTTTCTGTTACAATGCATCAATTATGTCACAACATCCAAAtacctaggtaaaggttttcccctgacgttaagtccagtcgtgaccgactctgggggttggtgctcatctccatttctaagccgaagagccggcattgtccgtagacacctccaaggtcatgtggccagcatgactgcatgcagtgccgttaccttcccgccagagcggtacctattgatctactcacatttgcatgttttcgaactgctaggttggcaggagctggggctaacaacgggcgctcattccgctcccagaatttgaacctgggacattttggtccgcaagttcagcagctcagcgctttaacacactgtgccaccaggggcccctttgtaATAAATATGGGCATCAACAAAACAGTAATATTTTATGGTACCATACCTATATCAACACCAACCGGTCCAAATATTTCACTTAATTGAATGGCTAATTCTGGAGGTAAGGTCAGCTCCAAACAATCTATATTCACAGGGTTTGACGTAGGTGTTGGGTTCTGTATTTTGGTTATATCATCATATTGACTAGGCATATTGTTCTgtttctttcctgcttcctctgaaAACAATGGTTTAGACTTCATTTCTTTGTGCTGTTCAAACCTGCCTCCattatttcccattttttctgTTTGCTTTACATCAGACAACGCCTCCTGAATACATGTATCTTTTACAGCTGAGCACTCCCGATGATCTGAAGATGTATTATCTGTTACCGTATCAAAAGTAGGTTTCAAAGTGATGAAGCCTCCATTCAAATTATCAGATAGCATCGCAGAaacacacacattgttttcattgTGTAAAGTGATGTTCTGCTGTTCTTTTACTGACACTGAAGCAGAGTACATCTCCTTTGTATGTGTTTTCATATGATCTAAGAAAGGTGCCTCCTCCTTCTCTGCTTCTTCTGCAAGAGCTTCTGGAAGAGTTTGGTTGgaatttttgtttctttctgagGGAGCAATCAACACATTTGCTAACAAGTTGGGTATTTCAGCATTTTCCTTCAAGGATTCTTTCATTATATGTTGTCCATTATCAACTAAGTTACCTGTGATTTCAGAATCTGAAGTAAATCTAGAAATCACATCCACCGTTTCTTGCTTGTTCTCTTCAGAGTTTGCAACAGCCCCTTCACAATTAACATTTTCTTCAGACTTAAGAGACGGAGTACCTCCCTTCTGCAAGCATTCAATCTCATCATCTTTGCCTAACTTTTCATCAGAATCTAACAGGATTCCTGTAGTCCAATCAATGTCTCTGTTGCATCTTTCATACAAATCTTTTAGTGCATCAAATGAAAGGGACCCAAAGAGTTTACACAAAATATTCAGATTCTCAGATTCATCGACACTGACAAATTCACTTTCTTCCACATATGTGCTTTTCTCATAAGTTACTTTATAAGGTATTTTTTCTGGACAGTCTGAGGTAGCATCAATACCTTTTGGTATGAACCCATCTAGCCTGCCATGTAAAACTTTAGTATCCTGTGAAACAACTATTTTCCTTTCAAGCCTCCATAGAAGAGCAAAATCATGAGGCTCTGTTTGTGAATGCTTGCTGGTTTCTATCATGATGCATTGGTCAGGTTTCTGTTCCAGCTCATTAAACAAAGCCAACTGTTCCTCTGGTTTGCTAAGGGTCAAATTATTGGTAAATGTCAAGGCTAATTTATGGTGCTTCCGTATTCTTTTATTCTGCACTGGCTTCTTCTCATAAACAGTGTCAGGAACTGAGTTATCAGATGTCTGAAAACCTTCCTTCTTTTCACCAATGTTTGCACATGTTCCTGAAAGGCCAACTACCGTGTTTGGAATATTTATGTTGGTATCACACTGACTACTTGCAATCCCTTCTGATTCACTAAGAATTTTCTGAGATATTCTTTTCTGTCTGTTTTGTCTTTGTCCTAGAGAGTTTTGGACAGGCCAGTCTCCTGCTACTTGCCATCCTGTTGTACCTTTTTCTGTATCAGTTCTGGACAAAGAGGCAGAGGCTTGGTGATTGTCATCCTCCTTATTTTCAGAAAGTCCCATTTCCTTCAGAATATCAATCAGGCCCATTTGTTCTCCTTTCTGAATCTTTAATGAATCCAAAGTGGTCATGCTTGCATCTTTATCTTCTTTGTGATCCTTTGTAAATTTTTTGGCTTTTTTCACCCTCTGCCCCATAGTTTGTTCTATTGGCCAGTCTCCCACAAAATTGAACACTTCTGGCCTTATTGGTTTGTCTAAAGTTGAATCTCTTAAGTCCGTAAATTGCTCCTCTGTTGATTTTGTTTCTATTACTACTCCAGTGGACTGACTTGCTTCTACTTGAACTTTGAAATCACTGTTACTGCATTCCTGAATGTTTTCATTGACACAGGAATCTGAGAGTGCCTTTCCTCTCAATACTGTGATGTCAGTTTTAATGATTTCTGTTTCAGAAGAAGAATCAATTTTGTCTTTCCTTGATGATATGTAAATATCCACGTCATCCTGATGGACTCCGAATTCAGAACTACATTCTTGTAAATTATATGTAGTATCATGTTTTTCCTTCTTAAGTTTCTGATTTTCTACTGCAGCTTTTTCTAAGAAATGCCTGTCATCTAGACATTTTATAGGTGAAATAAAAAGTTCTTCATTATCCCCATAAGAATGTATAATTTCTTTCCTGTAAGTGAAAAAACAAAATCGAgttgtcttttttgtttttataattatCTCTACCATGTGTATCTCTGCTAAATCTCATCTTTAATACAGTcctagattttgttcctgttgtgTCTGATTTTATTCTGGATTTCTATAGACCTTTTATTTATCTCAGAATATTTCCTGACAGCTCCTTGTATTATCATAGACATTTTATACCAGCTGTTCAGGTTGGTTTATTTTAAGCAGAAAGAACAGCAAATGATCTGGGATTTTTCAATCAGTCTAAATGTTCATACTGAAATGTGTTTCAGTATTtccagattaaaaaaataaatagactgAAACACTTAAAATGTGCAACATATGTTCAACAGAATAtttctccaaaagaaaaaaaagataaatcagAAAATACGACAAATGGACCAATGATTGTAAAATAAAAATCCTTGAAAGTAGTCCTGATAACAAGTATTAGGCAACAACAAAAAATGTTTGGGCACAGTAAAAAAATTAAACCTTATCCTGTGGATCATTTGTGAGTTCTTCAGTGTCATGATTGGGTATTATGCTATTTCACAGTTTTCTAAGCATCAATGTTTTCATAAATTGCAGTTTAGGGAGACTGTATGCGTCAATAAGTCTTAGAATTTCCTGTCATCCACTGTCACCCCAAAGGCCCatgaaatatattcattttacCCCAGATCCTTTTTCTGATGAAGAATTTCATCACAAGTTCCACTTTTCAATTCATCTGGGATTGAAGAATTCAAAATTGAATTAACAGTCAGGCAACGCTCATACCGttccaacattttttttattttttctttagacACACCATGAATATTTCgcctaaacattaaaaaaaaaccagaacatTTGAGACTGTAATACCATAATATGCATATGCTTAACAAATTTGAAACATGTGAAGAAATTAGTTAGCTTAAGTTGCTTCCTGGGACATCACAATTCAAATGAGGAACATTGCAAAACTTCAAAATTACATAAATTCCTTGATATCTCATTACTTCTGATAAAATACTTATTTTATTAATTCAGTTGAGTTCTAAACTGATCAAAGGGGACTTTTAACACTTTTAATATCAATTTCTATATGACTGTTTAATGACATTTTCTCAAATGTTGAGAAGCTCAGAGTTACAAGTCAGGATATTTTAACAAGGAAACAAAATGGGCACAGACTTGTTTCTTGCCGATATTTTCAAACAATATCAAGTTTAGCTCTTACTGGCAACGGACTGCAGGGAAAAAATAGCATCAAAATTATATAAGGAATAAGAAAGACCAGTAGCCACTGTTCCTGAGTTGATCCACATGTTTATATCTGGATCAGTCAGCATTTGACTTTCTTTACTAAGAAAGAAAATTTGCTGAAGGTAGAATGAAGAAACTGGTCTGAACCTCAAGTGTCAAAAGTCTGAAAGTGTCAAATGCAAGAACAATCCCAAAATTATGCTGTCTGTTCTTAAGTCAATTTAAAGGAATATCTACTAAAACTAAAGATGAAATCCACTAATGAATTACGCTAAGCAATCTCATAAAATCCCATGAGAGGTAAGCAGGAACAACTGAgagaatgtttaaaaaaaaatcagctgaattAACATATTTGATTCCAATAAAAGCTGCTCCTTTCTAAACTAAGACTACTTTAGTCTTTCTTCTAATATAAATTGTAATTTAACGTAAGGTATCACTATTACTGTTATTTACCTTTCCAGTTCTTTTGGTTTAAACTTCCACCAAGTATCCGGTTCACGAAATATAACTTTATAGTTGTGTTGCTGTGACTAAGGAAAAGTATAGAAAAGCACAACATGTCACTGTATCTCCATATTCCCCAAAGATCAGGTTAAGAATACAATTAAAAGTGAACCAAACTTTATTTTAGAAACCATCTAATTAGTCATTCCTCTGCTCCTAACACTATTGTTTTCCCATAACTATATGATAGAAATACCCTCATCATAAACATATTATATAAATACATCTATCCATAGGTTATGGTTGTTCCTAACAAATGTCTTGTCTAACTGACTGCTTCCAAAACCAAACGACAGAATGCAACCTTAAAACAGTTATCTGAAAGTATGACCTACTGGACTCAGTGACTCTTGTTTCCAAACAGATGAACATAAGCTTTGGATGCTTGCTTCTCTGAGTGTTAGATATCAAATGATCCATTTAATGGGCCTTGAGCTCATGCTCCCTCCAACCAATGCGCAATCATTAGGCCATTTGTGATCTTCCAAAAAGTATA from the Anolis carolinensis isolate JA03-04 chromosome 5, rAnoCar3.1.pri, whole genome shotgun sequence genome contains:
- the n4bp2 gene encoding NEDD4-binding protein 2, which gives rise to MPKKKKNLGVSPTKKIKNTETIPADLMSSAVDRAMVQTPHGTKKEELISNLSEMFSDLDPTVIYMVLSECDFQVEETMDYLLELSTAAKDITSEVSGFDSISASLVGENQPCSETDGQNSASMKTVNSSKETETSLSSEELFSLLHNSLGEHNVDSEMKDSENDQILGNLSLALYYSSPDYVKESSQHVKSSLGYNTMLSSKQMETDSEKLESAFTPLNTDYYKASDLICRKSNIQTKSSPLDEVDIFAAVPESCSLPAVVLDSGVVLEGIPLANMEASGTDPSQTHNVGLDFTTVNGIPTQLHQEFAESETGAFDSFSSQGAENQAHVIDVHQSPKNAAVPDLCAGSGLTFTSFMSVDPTQQMWNSEFSMLQKHAQQPIFYPSFYPQTTSHSFVTPVAISPGKWRPASDFRSRRKMCSPQAFSQSWDNNSSVPKVLGNKDGSQKMNFSQLHPLAGYHAVRRKTSFAGHVLVLLRGVPGSGKSYLARALLEDNPGGIILSTDDYFYQKNGEYQFDANCLAEAHEWNRKRAKEAFEKRITPIIIDNTNTQAWEMKPYVVLSQQHNYKVIFREPDTWWKFKPKELERRNIHGVSKEKIKKMLERYERCLTVNSILNSSIPDELKSGTCDEILHQKKDLGKEIIHSYGDNEELFISPIKCLDDRHFLEKAAVENQKLKKEKHDTTYNLQECSSEFGVHQDDVDIYISSRKDKIDSSSETEIIKTDITVLRGKALSDSCVNENIQECSNSDFKVQVEASQSTGVVIETKSTEEQFTDLRDSTLDKPIRPEVFNFVGDWPIEQTMGQRVKKAKKFTKDHKEDKDASMTTLDSLKIQKGEQMGLIDILKEMGLSENKEDDNHQASASLSRTDTEKGTTGWQVAGDWPVQNSLGQRQNRQKRISQKILSESEGIASSQCDTNINIPNTVVGLSGTCANIGEKKEGFQTSDNSVPDTVYEKKPVQNKRIRKHHKLALTFTNNLTLSKPEEQLALFNELEQKPDQCIMIETSKHSQTEPHDFALLWRLERKIVVSQDTKVLHGRLDGFIPKGIDATSDCPEKIPYKVTYEKSTYVEESEFVSVDESENLNILCKLFGSLSFDALKDLYERCNRDIDWTTGILLDSDEKLGKDDEIECLQKGGTPSLKSEENVNCEGAVANSEENKQETVDVISRFTSDSEITGNLVDNGQHIMKESLKENAEIPNLLANVLIAPSERNKNSNQTLPEALAEEAEKEEAPFLDHMKTHTKEMYSASVSVKEQQNITLHNENNVCVSAMLSDNLNGGFITLKPTFDTVTDNTSSDHRECSAVKDTCIQEALSDVKQTEKMGNNGGRFEQHKEMKSKPLFSEEAGKKQNNMPSQYDDITKIQNPTPTSNPVNIDCLELTLPPELAIQLSEIFGPVGVDIGSLTSDDYVVHIDLNLAREIHEKWKASIMKRQKREEDLNKLLEENPMLLEQLHLDELNSALCQYENSQAQKTGKLPPDEMAGKTVASDIFPFMDHWNVQTQKVSLREIMSEEIALQEKQDLKGFLFMARKDCAARLKEKQLLELFPTINPNFLMDMFKDNNYSLKQTVQFLNTVLEADPVKTVIAKETAQSAILPTALKKKVKKTKEPEDILSENAFQDFDYPGYDDFRAEAFLHQQRRQESLTKAGEAYRMGMKPVAAFYVQQGRLHEQKMKEANHAAALQIFEKVNASKLPENLLDLHGLHVDEALDHLSRVLQEKEEECSLAGGKPYLYVITGRGNHSQGGVARIKPAVMKYLTSHKFRFTEIKPGCLKVMLK